In the Candidatus Latescibacter sp. genome, AAGGCTCGGTCGGCCTCATCACTTACATGCGAACCGATTCCACCCGAATCGCTCCGGAAGCCCTTGCTGAAGTTCGCGCCTACATTTCGGAAAAGTGGGGTTCGAAGGAGCTGCCCGCCCAGCCGAACATTTACAAAACGAAGAAAAGCGCCCAGGATGCCCATGAAGCTGTCCGCCCCGCATCGTTTTCAAAGAGTCCCGAGAAAGTTAAGGCATTTCTCACTCCCGAACAGTTCAAGCTCTACTCGCTCATCTGGAACCGATTTGTCGCATCCCAGATGAAACCATCCGAATCGACGGTTACCACTGCCGAAATCGCTGCCGGAAAATATGAGTTCAGGGCAAGCTCCACCCGAATCGACTACAAAGGGTATCTGGCGGTTTACGAAGATATTCGGCAGGAGGATGAGGAAGCTCCTGCGTCCGCTCTTCCCGAAAGCCTCCGGGCGGGGGATGCTCTTACTCTGAAAAAGCTTACTCCCTCCCAGCATTTTACCAAACCGCAGGCTCATTTCACCGAAGCGGCGCTGGTAAAGGAGCTGGAGACCCTCGGCATCGGGAGGCCCTCCACGTATGCTCAGATCATCAATACCATCCAGGAACGAGAATATGTCCGACGGGAAAAAGGCAAGCTGCTTGCCACTATCCTCGGCAAGGATGTAAACCGTCTCCTGGTGCAGGCCTTTCCCCATATATTCAATGTGGATTTCACCGCAAACATGGAAGAGGAACTGGACAAGGTCGAATCGGGGGAGGATGAATGGCTGCATGTGGTCAGGGAGTTCTATAAACCTTTCAGCCTGGCTTTGGAAAACTTTACCAAACAGAGCAAGGAATTGAAAAAATCCCTGATCGAGGAAACCGATGAGAAGTGCGATAAGTGCGGCAAACCCATGATCATACGCTGGGGCCGCAACGGCCGGTTCATGGCATGTTCCGGCTTCCCGGCCTGCAAGAACACCCGGCCTCTTGAACAGAAAGAGGTGTCCGAGACCACAGATGAGATGTGCGAAAAGTGCGGGTCTCCCATGGAGGTGAAAACGGGGAAATACGGGAAATTCTTTGCCTGTTCCAATTATCCGGCATGTAAAAATATCAAGCCCTATTCTCTCGGTGTGAAATGTCCGGTGGAGGGCTGCAAGGGCACGATTGTAGAAAAGCGGTCAAAAAAGGGCAAGATTTTCTACAGTTGCAATCAGTATCCGTCCTGCAAGTTTGCAAGCTGGAACAAACCGGCGGCGGTTGGCTGCACGGTGTGCGGCTGTCCCACCATGATCGAAGGGAAAAACGGCGAGCATACCTGCCCGCGCTGCAAAAGTGTCGGCGAAGCTGAACTGATAG is a window encoding:
- the topA gene encoding type I DNA topoisomerase, encoding MGKFLVIVESPVKAKTINKFLGHDYIVKPTGGHVIDLPPKEFGIDIERGFEPKYDVIKGKTRVLQDLKKTASEVDTVLLATDPDREGEAIAWHVANWVVRKGQPYYRVLINQITRDAVIRAVENKGELDLKKVNAQQARRVLDRLVGYKVSPVLWKTLYSGLSAGRVQSVALRLIVERDAEIEAFTPVEYWDIKALLATGRNEEFEAKLVKKGGKPVNIGNVSESEAMVRELSGASYSVKDVTKKKTKGYPAPPFITSTLQQDAARRLGFTVSRTMRIAQGLYEGIELAEGSVGLITYMRTDSTRIAPEALAEVRAYISEKWGSKELPAQPNIYKTKKSAQDAHEAVRPASFSKSPEKVKAFLTPEQFKLYSLIWNRFVASQMKPSESTVTTAEIAAGKYEFRASSTRIDYKGYLAVYEDIRQEDEEAPASALPESLRAGDALTLKKLTPSQHFTKPQAHFTEAALVKELETLGIGRPSTYAQIINTIQEREYVRREKGKLLATILGKDVNRLLVQAFPHIFNVDFTANMEEELDKVESGEDEWLHVVREFYKPFSLALENFTKQSKELKKSLIEETDEKCDKCGKPMIIRWGRNGRFMACSGFPACKNTRPLEQKEVSETTDEMCEKCGSPMEVKTGKYGKFFACSNYPACKNIKPYSLGVKCPVEGCKGTIVEKRSKKGKIFYSCNQYPSCKFASWNKPAAVGCTVCGCPTMIEGKNGEHTCPRCKSVGEAELIEK